In Candidatus Binataceae bacterium, one DNA window encodes the following:
- a CDS encoding UGSC family (seleno)protein gives MKILDPTDERVPVRRSLAARPEGVIGTVGLLDINKARGDVMLKHVQQRLNELMPNVEVKHYRKLTPARPAADELRQQMLRECDFVIEGLADUGACITCSLHDTVWFENNGKPTVVIATDVFVDAAEAQSSALGLPEAPRVFVPHPIQDATDEEIRAKGDAVMEQVIRALTMNHSASG, from the coding sequence ATGAAAATCCTGGACCCAACCGACGAACGCGTGCCGGTCAGACGCTCGCTGGCGGCACGTCCGGAGGGCGTAATCGGCACTGTCGGACTGCTGGACATCAACAAGGCGCGCGGCGACGTGATGCTCAAGCATGTGCAACAACGCCTCAATGAGCTGATGCCGAACGTCGAAGTCAAACACTATCGCAAGCTGACGCCGGCCCGGCCCGCCGCAGATGAGTTGCGTCAACAGATGCTGCGGGAGTGCGACTTCGTTATCGAAGGCCTCGCTGATTGAGGGGCCTGCATAACGTGCAGTCTGCACGACACAGTATGGTTCGAGAATAATGGCAAGCCGACGGTCGTCATCGCGACCGACGTCTTTGTCGATGCCGCCGAGGCTCAATCATCCGCGCTGGGATTGCCCGAAGCTCCGCGGGTTTTCGTCCCGCATCCGATCCAGGACGCCACCGACGAAGAAATTCGCGCCAAGGGTGACGCTGTCATGGAGCAGGTGATCCGCGCCCTCACGATGAACCACTCAGCCTCCGGCTGA
- a CDS encoding GNAT family N-acetyltransferase, producing MQPHSSGDVFQVDPAQLGLASGGGRRLPDAVRGKMEAALGADFSGVRVHVGPQAERVGAIALTMGTDIYFAPGRYQPDTVQGQQLLGHELAHVMQQRLGRVRNPLGGGIAVVQDRALEAEADRLGHRAAAQRVAVQPKLAPGAAQPPSPVRISPPISAGPSRYRLTAGAAGRQIGSVMVHAHDKASLEVTDLRVDPAHREHGIGKLLLDSAARTGQRFGKSKVMLAAQDSGSGRLTHWYKEMGFAQVGVNQYGYPQLEAPISRMLAGAAQPSRARWSPQKFQPSCAQLAGAFHPIIPPRARSFQSLYRSIQMMEEPEKARDKYKIYPQDNIVKIPVDLLVGTHLAVSESFDDGKKVQATADELVANPQLVNNPKFTLTVFKATRPGDPDGPAYCWSANNRRLKAMKLAHKLLKEEGKSLPEVNIKWATESDLMDATLPHKWNNIDAIGDVPFANFATRIARYESGDTPEKKVTTPKQTQKLHVELKKQREKEKPTKFTGPRGQRTQAERKKEDELFSKLTADQLADIYDL from the coding sequence GTGCAGCCGCACAGCTCTGGCGATGTGTTCCAGGTCGATCCGGCGCAACTCGGACTGGCGAGCGGCGGCGGGCGGCGGCTGCCGGACGCCGTGCGCGGCAAGATGGAGGCGGCATTGGGTGCGGATTTCTCAGGCGTGCGCGTGCATGTGGGGCCGCAGGCGGAGCGGGTCGGCGCGATCGCGCTCACGATGGGCACTGACATCTACTTCGCCCCGGGGCGATATCAGCCGGATACCGTCCAAGGCCAGCAACTGCTCGGCCATGAACTGGCGCACGTGATGCAGCAGCGGCTTGGGCGCGTGCGCAATCCGCTGGGAGGGGGCATTGCGGTGGTGCAGGATCGCGCGCTCGAAGCCGAGGCCGATCGTCTGGGCCATCGCGCCGCAGCACAGCGCGTCGCAGTCCAGCCGAAGCTGGCGCCGGGTGCGGCCCAGCCGCCGTCACCAGTGCGGATTTCGCCGCCCATCAGCGCCGGTCCCAGCCGCTACCGGCTGACGGCTGGCGCGGCCGGACGGCAGATCGGATCGGTGATGGTCCATGCGCATGACAAGGCCTCGCTCGAAGTCACCGATTTGCGCGTTGACCCGGCGCATCGCGAGCATGGTATCGGCAAGCTGCTCCTGGACTCGGCCGCACGCACGGGTCAGCGGTTTGGGAAATCCAAGGTGATGCTGGCAGCTCAGGACAGCGGCAGTGGACGGCTTACCCATTGGTACAAGGAGATGGGCTTCGCCCAGGTCGGCGTGAACCAATACGGCTATCCGCAGTTGGAGGCTCCGATCAGCCGAATGCTTGCGGGCGCCGCGCAACCCTCGCGCGCGCGTTGGTCGCCCCAAAAGTTTCAACCCTCCTGCGCTCAGCTTGCGGGCGCCTTCCATCCAATCATTCCGCCGCGGGCGCGGAGCTTTCAGTCTCTGTACAGATCAATCCAAATGATGGAGGAGCCGGAAAAGGCGAGAGATAAGTACAAGATTTATCCGCAAGATAACATCGTAAAAATCCCTGTCGATCTTTTGGTCGGGACCCATTTAGCGGTTAGTGAGTCTTTCGATGACGGCAAGAAAGTCCAAGCTACTGCCGACGAACTCGTGGCTAACCCGCAGTTAGTTAATAACCCAAAGTTCACGCTAACGGTATTTAAGGCGACACGACCCGGCGATCCAGACGGCCCGGCATACTGCTGGAGCGCTAACAATCGAAGGCTCAAGGCAATGAAGCTAGCCCATAAGCTATTGAAAGAGGAAGGCAAGAGCCTCCCTGAAGTGAATATAAAATGGGCGACCGAATCGGATCTAATGGACGCAACCCTGCCGCACAAATGGAATAACATCGACGCCATAGGAGATGTTCCGTTCGCTAACTTTGCCACGAGGATTGCGCGCTACGAATCGGGCGATACACCGGAAAAGAAAGTTACGACGCCTAAGCAGACACAGAAACTTCATGTCGAATTGAAAAAACAGAGGGAAAAGGAAAAGCCTACAAAGTTTACTGGTCCGCGAGGCCAACGGACGCAAGCAGAACGAAAAAAAGAAGATGAGCTTTTCAGCAAATTAACTGCTGATCAGCTAGCGGATATCTACGATCTTTAA
- the tssI gene encoding type VI secretion system tip protein TssI/VgrG: MSGAPQWSLAVTTPLGGDALTLRGLEGEEHISDLFLLNLTMTAQDPVDASAILGKATYVTLIDGDGNKRYLHGLVTRFAQSGNECTAELRPWLWMLSLIADNRIFQSKSVPDILTAVFGDSGFTDYRNDLRGNYDTLDYCVQFQETNFAFVSRLMEEYGIFYFFEHSDSAHTLVLADDPASFNDCANAASIPFLPLPSGGDWLTDLRIETLSSEARVGVQAYQADDFNFITPSTELKVTTGNGTRRVYEYPGRYEKLDAGEAVAKRRIEAYEAVAKQISGASPVRALCAGGAFTLTGHPDPAVNARYALRSVAHSAQRREYSNRFTAFPASVPFRPPRITPAPRIGGSQTAMVVGPSGKEIYTDKYGRVKVQFHWDQLGEKNQDSSCWIRVAQNWAGVSWGAFTLPRIGQEVVVTFLDGDPDRPLITGCVYNGDNPAPYTLPDEQTRTVLKSNSSEGGGGFNELRFEDKKNSEEIYVHAQKDMNVDVLNDQTVTITQNRAVTISKGNDTLTISEGDRTVTVSKGKETHSVQDTRALTVTGAETHSNKADFTQTVSGNFTLTVDGDITIKASGAVTLQSGTSMTIKAGTSLAISSGTSLSGQAGTSLSLQGATTAELKASASGTVDGGGMLALKGGIVKLN; encoded by the coding sequence ATGAGCGGCGCGCCCCAATGGTCGCTGGCGGTAACGACTCCGCTTGGCGGCGACGCGCTGACGCTGCGCGGCCTCGAGGGCGAGGAGCATATCTCAGATCTCTTCCTGCTGAACCTGACCATGACGGCGCAGGATCCAGTCGATGCGAGCGCAATTCTCGGCAAGGCGACCTATGTGACTCTGATCGACGGCGACGGGAATAAGCGCTATCTGCATGGGCTGGTGACGCGTTTCGCCCAGAGCGGCAACGAATGCACGGCTGAACTCAGGCCCTGGTTGTGGATGCTGTCGTTGATTGCCGACAACCGCATTTTCCAGTCGAAATCCGTTCCCGACATCCTGACCGCAGTGTTCGGCGATTCAGGGTTCACGGATTACCGCAACGATCTGCGCGGCAACTATGACACGCTCGATTATTGCGTGCAGTTTCAAGAGACCAACTTTGCCTTCGTTAGCCGCCTGATGGAGGAGTACGGCATCTTCTATTTCTTTGAGCACAGCGACAGCGCGCACACGCTGGTGCTGGCCGATGACCCGGCAAGCTTCAACGATTGCGCGAACGCCGCCAGCATCCCGTTCCTGCCCCTGCCGTCGGGCGGCGACTGGTTGACCGATCTGCGTATCGAGACCCTGTCGAGCGAGGCTCGGGTCGGGGTCCAGGCCTATCAGGCCGACGATTTCAACTTCATCACGCCGAGCACCGAGTTGAAGGTCACGACCGGCAACGGTACTCGCCGCGTTTACGAATATCCCGGCCGGTATGAGAAGCTTGATGCCGGCGAGGCGGTGGCCAAGCGGCGGATCGAAGCCTATGAGGCAGTGGCCAAGCAGATCTCCGGCGCCTCCCCGGTGCGGGCCCTGTGCGCCGGCGGTGCCTTCACCCTGACCGGGCATCCGGACCCCGCGGTGAATGCACGCTACGCGTTGCGCTCGGTCGCGCATTCGGCGCAGCGCCGCGAATACAGCAACCGCTTCACTGCTTTCCCGGCGAGCGTACCATTCCGCCCACCACGCATCACGCCGGCGCCGCGCATCGGCGGCTCGCAAACCGCCATGGTCGTCGGCCCGTCAGGCAAGGAGATCTACACCGACAAATACGGCCGCGTGAAAGTCCAATTCCATTGGGACCAGCTCGGCGAGAAGAACCAGGACAGCTCGTGCTGGATACGCGTAGCGCAAAATTGGGCCGGCGTGAGCTGGGGCGCCTTCACCCTCCCGCGCATCGGCCAAGAGGTGGTGGTGACCTTCCTCGACGGCGATCCCGATCGGCCGCTGATAACCGGCTGCGTCTATAACGGCGACAATCCGGCACCGTATACCCTGCCGGACGAGCAGACCAGGACCGTGCTCAAATCCAATTCTTCGGAGGGCGGCGGTGGCTTCAACGAGCTCCGCTTCGAGGACAAGAAGAACAGCGAAGAGATCTACGTCCACGCCCAGAAGGACATGAACGTGGACGTGCTCAACGATCAGACGGTCACGATCACCCAGAACCGCGCGGTGACGATCTCGAAGGGCAACGACACCCTGACCATCTCCGAGGGCGACCGCACTGTGACCGTCAGCAAGGGCAAGGAAACCCACAGCGTGCAGGACACGCGCGCGCTGACCGTGACCGGCGCCGAGACGCATAGCAACAAGGCGGACTTTACACAGACTGTGTCAGGTAATTTCACCCTGACTGTGGACGGCGACATCACCATTAAGGCATCCGGTGCGGTGACGTTGCAGTCCGGCACGAGCATGACGATCAAGGCCGGCACTTCGCTGGCGATCAGCAGCGGAACCTCGCTCTCCGGCCAGGCCGGCACCAGCCTCAGCCTACAGGGTGCGACCACTGCCGAGCTGAAAGCCAGCGCGAGCGGCACCGTCGACGGTGGCGGGATGCTGGCGCTGAAGGGCGGCATCGTAAAGCTGAACTAA
- a CDS encoding GNAT family N-acetyltransferase: MTGRVIQGLFIGGRPRIPTPVAQPSAMPRRPGPPAPAFAGRLVAQPHGAGDAVQVDAGQLGLGSGGGQRLPEAVRGKMEAAFGADFAGVRVHVGPQAERVGAIALTTGSDIYFAPGHYRPETVQGQQLLGHELAHVMQQRAGRVRNPLGAGVAVVQDRALEAEADCLGHRAAAHRLAMQPKLKPGAAQPSAPARISAPVNVGPGSYRLTAGDGGRQVGSVMVHARDRASVEVTDLGVDPDHREHGIGQLLLASAARTGQRFGKSKMTLAAEDNGSGRLTHWYKGMGFAQVGMNRQGYAQLEAPIGRVISAVMQNSFAAPGAFKSSALQLMESKKKTKPKTAEEKKQAEKERRKKQEAQKEKSRKESVDIKKAEAENKKAAVEVKIVKQREKEELAAKAEIALREEQAEYLLSPKYKADQFFRRMETLARFLETFVATDASKTNVCVALVEIEGKIFATTNQNSIGKVSFDDDKTLLVDSNFTVEPGEQYADVSAKKLSVYFAESAELINSITQVGKDWSDNLHAEMKMLEFIVLKGLLNPVTIYISRLCCPKCWKAINKWNEKKMAPAIVVRQGTHASFYPGWELPKCIEADEELADAITGERGRKGFSEYTDLNTQSTRRERSPSPAPKGGKVAWL; the protein is encoded by the coding sequence ATGACTGGCAGGGTGATCCAAGGATTGTTTATCGGCGGGCGGCCGCGAATTCCAACACCAGTCGCTCAACCGAGCGCGATGCCGCGCCGCCCGGGGCCGCCCGCGCCGGCCTTTGCCGGACGTTTGGTAGCGCAGCCGCACGGAGCGGGCGACGCGGTTCAGGTCGATGCGGGGCAACTGGGTCTGGGGAGCGGCGGCGGGCAGCGGCTGCCGGAGGCCGTGCGCGGCAAGATGGAAGCCGCCTTCGGCGCGGATTTCGCCGGCGTGCGAGTGCATGTCGGGCCGCAGGCCGAACGGGTCGGCGCGATCGCGCTAACGACCGGGTCGGATATTTACTTCGCCCCAGGCCATTACCGGCCGGAGACCGTGCAGGGCCAGCAACTGCTCGGCCACGAACTCGCGCACGTGATGCAGCAGCGGGCTGGGCGGGTGCGCAATCCGCTGGGAGCGGGCGTCGCCGTGGTGCAGGATCGCGCGCTCGAGGCCGAAGCCGATTGCCTGGGCCATCGCGCCGCCGCGCATCGGCTCGCGATGCAGCCGAAGCTCAAGCCAGGTGCGGCGCAGCCTTCCGCACCCGCGCGGATTTCGGCGCCGGTCAATGTGGGTCCAGGCAGCTACCGTCTGACGGCAGGCGACGGTGGGCGGCAGGTCGGGTCGGTCATGGTGCATGCGAGGGACAGAGCATCGGTTGAAGTCACGGATTTGGGCGTCGATCCCGACCATCGCGAACACGGTATCGGCCAGCTGTTGCTCGCCTCGGCGGCGCGTACAGGTCAACGGTTCGGCAAGTCCAAAATGACCTTGGCCGCGGAGGACAACGGCAGTGGCCGCCTCACGCATTGGTACAAGGGCATGGGCTTCGCACAGGTCGGGATGAACCGGCAGGGCTATGCGCAACTGGAGGCCCCGATTGGCCGCGTAATCTCCGCGGTTATGCAGAATTCTTTTGCCGCGCCGGGGGCCTTTAAATCCTCCGCGCTGCAGCTGATGGAGAGTAAAAAGAAAACCAAACCTAAAACCGCCGAAGAAAAAAAGCAGGCTGAGAAGGAAAGACGAAAAAAACAGGAAGCCCAGAAGGAAAAATCGAGAAAAGAATCCGTCGACATAAAGAAGGCCGAGGCGGAAAACAAGAAAGCCGCCGTCGAAGTAAAAATTGTGAAGCAGCGCGAGAAGGAGGAGCTAGCGGCGAAGGCGGAGATCGCTCTACGAGAGGAACAGGCGGAGTACTTGCTGTCGCCAAAATATAAGGCGGATCAATTTTTTCGGCGGATGGAAACCTTGGCCCGTTTCCTCGAGACCTTTGTGGCCACCGACGCCAGCAAGACCAACGTCTGTGTCGCGCTCGTCGAAATCGAGGGAAAGATTTTTGCCACGACCAACCAGAACTCGATTGGCAAGGTGTCCTTTGATGACGATAAAACACTACTTGTCGATAGTAACTTTACGGTTGAACCAGGCGAACAATACGCTGACGTAAGCGCGAAGAAGCTTAGCGTCTATTTCGCGGAGTCGGCCGAATTGATTAATAGTATAACGCAGGTGGGCAAAGACTGGTCTGACAATCTTCATGCCGAGATGAAGATGCTGGAGTTTATCGTCCTGAAAGGCCTGCTAAATCCTGTGACTATTTACATCTCTCGGCTGTGTTGCCCTAAATGCTGGAAGGCTATCAACAAGTGGAATGAAAAGAAGATGGCGCCAGCTATCGTTGTGAGGCAGGGCACGCACGCCAGCTTCTATCCCGGATGGGAGCTGCCCAAATGCATCGAGGCTGACGAGGAGCTTGCGGACGCGATTACGGGCGAGCGAGGAAGGAAAGGCTTTTCTGAATACACAGATCTCAACACACAATCGACCCGCCGGGAGCGGAGCCCGTCTCCTGCACCTAAGGGTGGTAAGGTTGCCTGGCTATAA
- a CDS encoding cytochrome P450: protein MDIDQALTDPGFFANHDPHPLWQQLRREDPIHWTAGLVRPFWSVTRYDDIVAAFSEPNLFTSSRGLIVPSSPEMEQLTPEMMGAGQAMIMTDPPLHGAMRRAFNRLFLPRPIGRYESPGEALVAEILAGVMAQGECDFVVEVAARLPMAFICEIMGIPRKSWPDLFKWGNMAVGQEDPEYQVASGSPFETREAGIQGIGAYTTSLALARRGGDGEDLLSVLGNAKLGDRYLTEGELFHNGWLYTLGGLETTRNAISGGLLALIQHPVERERLVNDAELMPAAIEEILRWSSPITHIARVAAEDTQLGGQKIREGDWLALWIPSGNRDDAIFDDPYRFDLARRPNEQIAFGKGEHFCAGAHLARLELRLMLKALLPWIGQIELAGKVERLKSNVIAGIKHMPVRFSQTRAVA, encoded by the coding sequence ATGGATATTGACCAAGCGCTAACCGATCCAGGATTTTTCGCCAATCACGACCCGCATCCGTTGTGGCAGCAACTGCGGCGCGAGGATCCGATTCACTGGACCGCAGGGCTGGTGCGGCCGTTCTGGTCAGTAACCCGCTATGACGATATCGTCGCGGCCTTCAGCGAGCCGAATCTGTTCACTTCGAGCCGCGGACTGATCGTGCCGTCGAGCCCCGAGATGGAACAGCTTACGCCGGAAATGATGGGCGCCGGGCAGGCGATGATCATGACCGACCCGCCGCTCCACGGCGCGATGCGGCGCGCCTTTAACCGCCTCTTTCTGCCGCGCCCGATCGGTCGTTACGAGAGCCCGGGCGAAGCGCTGGTCGCAGAGATTTTGGCGGGCGTGATGGCGCAGGGCGAGTGCGACTTCGTCGTCGAGGTCGCGGCGCGGCTGCCGATGGCGTTCATCTGCGAAATCATGGGAATCCCGCGCAAGAGTTGGCCCGACCTGTTCAAATGGGGCAACATGGCGGTCGGGCAGGAAGATCCCGAGTATCAGGTCGCGTCGGGATCGCCTTTCGAAACCCGCGAGGCCGGAATCCAGGGAATCGGCGCCTATACCACCAGCCTCGCGCTCGCGCGCCGCGGCGGCGACGGCGAAGACCTGCTCAGCGTCCTCGGCAACGCCAAGCTCGGCGACCGCTATCTGACCGAGGGCGAGCTCTTTCACAACGGCTGGCTCTACACTCTGGGCGGACTCGAGACGACCCGTAATGCGATCTCGGGCGGCTTGCTGGCCTTGATTCAGCATCCCGTCGAGCGTGAACGCCTGGTGAATGATGCCGAGCTGATGCCGGCTGCGATCGAAGAAATTCTCCGCTGGAGCAGTCCGATTACGCATATTGCGCGAGTCGCGGCTGAGGATACTCAGTTGGGCGGCCAAAAGATTCGCGAAGGCGACTGGCTGGCGCTATGGATACCGTCCGGCAATCGGGACGACGCCATCTTTGATGATCCATACCGTTTCGACCTCGCCCGCAGACCGAACGAGCAGATCGCGTTCGGCAAGGGCGAGCATTTCTGCGCCGGCGCGCATCTCGCGCGCCTCGAACTGCGTTTGATGCTGAAGGCGCTGCTTCCATGGATCGGGCAGATCGAGCTGGCCGGCAAAGTGGAGCGCCTCAAGTCGAATGTGATCGCCGGCATCAAGCATATGCCGGTCCGCTTCTCGCAGACTCGCGCGGTCGCCTGA